From the Leptospira licerasiae serovar Varillal str. VAR 010 genome, one window contains:
- a CDS encoding DUF1574 family protein, translated as MKRIPLLHRKILWIPLGIVALLLVWDRILSSEKIRPYTETGAEYYFYNMKDKVLSTMKKETDSKKEDQKVLTFFGTSHMGEFSLEEFEKESPGLIVYNLSGPSAPYSFHNFTLEKLLKKDIPLDYAILEYYPDSGTDFANRYPLRYSYDFPFFLRYWNIFSTNEWDSFLKARVFRTSVFPPRFKEAYSRIRNPLEVLQLVYVRDILINESDKFKGGIPNGLLANTPEDKLGSESERIFNESYKNFKSSKVQEYFLRNFLKTARENHIKVVLWTPLLYSTFSEKVRSAPFFQEWINLRNKLIQEYPETLVLDMEEYRSRMKCQKFIDPHHLSGGCYAEPTRYLVEFLQEKGNLPKKK; from the coding sequence ATGAAAAGAATTCCTTTGTTACACCGCAAAATTCTTTGGATCCCCCTCGGGATCGTGGCGCTATTACTCGTATGGGATAGGATACTTTCTTCGGAAAAGATCAGGCCTTATACGGAAACAGGCGCAGAATATTATTTTTATAATATGAAAGATAAGGTCCTTTCTACCATGAAGAAGGAGACTGATTCCAAAAAAGAAGACCAAAAGGTGCTCACATTCTTCGGAACTTCTCATATGGGAGAATTTTCACTCGAAGAATTTGAAAAAGAAAGTCCTGGCCTGATCGTATACAATCTTTCCGGACCTTCTGCCCCTTATTCTTTCCACAATTTTACTCTAGAAAAACTTCTTAAAAAAGATATCCCCTTAGATTATGCGATTTTAGAATATTATCCCGATTCGGGGACCGATTTCGCAAACAGATATCCATTACGTTATTCTTATGATTTTCCTTTCTTCTTAAGATACTGGAATATATTCTCCACAAATGAATGGGATAGTTTTTTAAAAGCGAGAGTATTCCGGACTTCCGTATTTCCTCCCAGATTTAAAGAAGCGTATTCCAGGATCAGAAACCCGTTGGAAGTCCTACAACTTGTATACGTTCGCGACATTCTAATCAACGAATCAGACAAGTTCAAGGGCGGGATCCCGAATGGACTCTTGGCAAATACTCCGGAAGATAAATTAGGCTCGGAATCCGAAAGGATTTTTAACGAGTCTTACAAAAACTTTAAAAGTTCCAAGGTGCAAGAATACTTTCTTAGGAATTTCCTAAAAACCGCAAGAGAGAATCATATTAAAGTTGTCTTATGGACTCCTTTATTGTATTCCACATTCTCGGAAAAAGTGAGATCCGCGCCATTCTTCCAAGAATGGATAAATTTAAGGAATAAACTCATCCAAGAATATCCGGAAACTCTGGTATTGGATATGGAAGAATATCGTTCCAGAATGAAATGCCAAAAATTCATAGACCCACACCATCTCAGCGGCGGATGTTATGCGGAACCGACAAGATATTTAGTGGAATTTTTGCAGGAAAAAGGAAACCTTCCTAAAAAGAAATGA
- a CDS encoding nucleotide pyrophosphohydrolase: MNFDEAQKTVDDWIKTIGVKYFSELTNLAILMEEVGEFSRLVARKYGDQSFKKGEDPEGLSKELGDILFVLTCLANQMGISMEEAFKATLEKNTTRDKDRHKNNPKLKDL, from the coding sequence ATGAACTTCGACGAAGCCCAAAAAACGGTAGATGATTGGATCAAAACGATCGGGGTTAAATATTTTTCTGAACTTACGAACCTAGCTATCTTAATGGAAGAAGTAGGCGAATTCTCCCGGCTCGTGGCCAGAAAATACGGCGACCAATCTTTCAAAAAGGGAGAAGACCCGGAAGGTCTATCCAAAGAGTTAGGAGATATACTTTTTGTTCTGACCTGTTTGGCTAACCAAATGGGAATTTCAATGGAAGAAGCTTTTAAAGCAACATTGGAAAAGAACACAACCAGAGACAAGGATCGCCACAAGAACAATCCTAAGTTAAAGGATCTTTAA
- a CDS encoding ExbD/TolR family protein, with the protein MRKSILKEEDPGIDLTSFIDVVFILLVFVMLAVSFRKEIRSIPLELPKVGQGEDPKGERVEFALLPDGSYRIGDEKVPKAVLEDRLRQGLVKEKEVRFFADKTANYEEIVKILDLLSRSGASSLELAVQGQK; encoded by the coding sequence ATGAGAAAATCGATCTTAAAAGAAGAAGATCCAGGGATAGACCTGACCAGTTTTATAGATGTTGTATTTATACTTCTAGTTTTCGTAATGTTAGCTGTAAGTTTCAGAAAGGAGATCCGATCTATTCCGTTGGAGCTCCCCAAAGTAGGCCAGGGAGAGGATCCAAAAGGAGAAAGAGTGGAGTTTGCCCTCTTGCCCGACGGCTCCTATAGAATTGGAGATGAGAAGGTCCCAAAAGCCGTTTTGGAAGACAGGTTAAGGCAGGGACTTGTAAAGGAAAAAGAAGTCAGGTTTTTTGCGGATAAAACTGCAAATTATGAAGAGATCGTAAAAATATTGGATTTACTCAGTAGGTCAGGAGCATCTTCCTTGGAGCTTGCTGTCCAAGGGCAAAAGTAA
- a CDS encoding MotA/TolQ/ExbB proton channel family protein, protein MKDLGLLQGLDWVSGLIVLLSVWNLGTFIHVWTILPKRKESLKQNFITENNPSIWEEKLSEVLFPIETKLSWMKHLAGISTMLGLLGTVLGISEAFSSLQAAGTVSLDAFAGGIKLALVTTILGLFVAIPSLFGFQFLKHRLLDLEREALSWLKIPPR, encoded by the coding sequence ATGAAAGACCTAGGCCTTCTACAAGGATTGGATTGGGTTTCCGGCCTGATCGTTCTTCTTTCCGTTTGGAATCTCGGAACCTTTATCCATGTATGGACCATTCTTCCCAAAAGAAAAGAATCCTTAAAACAGAACTTCATAACTGAAAACAATCCTTCCATATGGGAAGAAAAACTTTCGGAAGTATTATTTCCGATTGAAACCAAACTTTCCTGGATGAAACATCTGGCAGGAATTTCAACGATGCTTGGGCTTTTGGGAACTGTACTTGGGATTTCCGAGGCATTCTCCTCTTTGCAAGCGGCAGGCACCGTTAGTTTAGATGCATTTGCAGGCGGGATAAAACTCGCACTTGTAACCACAATCTTGGGTTTGTTTGTGGCAATTCCTTCCTTATTCGGATTCCAATTTTTAAAACATAGATTATTGGATTTGGAAAGAGAAGCATTGTCTTGGTTAAAGATCCCGCCTAGATAA
- a CDS encoding ubiquinone/menaquinone biosynthesis methyltransferase, with protein MASFQMPSSDTKADFVRVNFNRIASKYDRFNDCSSFFLHRSWKNRLVKEIETETKGPIRVLDLCCGTGDISVRLERSPRVESLLSLDFSENMLEVAKTRLEKPIDQGRAKVEWGDATNLSQIKTESLDAVSIGFGLRNVNDLDKALSEIYRVLKPGGVFANLDVGKVKNPFIKAFADFYFFRIVPLFGYLLWGGKNEMFDYLPVSSLYYPNQEDLKSKLEQAGFEKVRYTNFVFGNSALHLGKKPIRP; from the coding sequence ATGGCCTCTTTTCAAATGCCTTCTTCGGATACGAAGGCTGATTTCGTTCGAGTGAATTTCAACAGGATCGCTTCCAAGTATGATCGTTTCAACGATTGTAGTAGCTTCTTCTTACATAGATCTTGGAAAAATAGACTAGTTAAAGAGATCGAAACTGAAACCAAGGGACCGATCCGAGTATTAGATCTATGTTGTGGGACCGGAGATATTTCCGTTCGTTTAGAAAGATCCCCAAGAGTGGAATCTTTACTTAGCCTGGACTTCTCCGAAAACATGTTGGAAGTCGCAAAAACAAGACTCGAAAAACCTATCGACCAAGGCAGAGCAAAGGTTGAATGGGGAGATGCTACTAACCTTTCTCAGATCAAAACGGAGAGCCTGGATGCAGTCAGCATTGGCTTCGGTCTCCGAAATGTGAACGACTTAGACAAGGCCTTGTCAGAAATTTATAGAGTACTCAAACCTGGTGGAGTATTCGCCAATCTGGATGTTGGAAAGGTCAAAAATCCTTTTATAAAGGCATTCGCAGATTTTTATTTTTTTAGGATCGTTCCTCTTTTCGGTTATCTGCTTTGGGGAGGCAAAAATGAAATGTTCGATTATCTACCCGTCTCTTCTCTCTATTATCCAAACCAAGAAGACCTAAAGTCCAAATTGGAACAAGCGGGCTTTGAGAAGGTCAGATATACCAACTTCGTATTCGGAAATAGTGCACTTCATTTAGGAAAAAAACCAATTAGACCGTAG
- a CDS encoding LruC domain-containing protein yields MKKFLALAIIAGFIYHCGNKKNGLLLPFFFLGSQHTATGGVPGNSGSPGVVFVPGDGSGNIITPPADSTDNSGGATTPSNSNPNPGSGSSNNESSGTSSGNSNDSNSGSSTSPSDTAGNSSNGSSSSGSSDSGSSSSSNSGSEDNTTSNNNSSSNNSSSDNTSTGSNSNSENGSNSGSGSGNPAETPTVAVVVVEDPKGDSTFNYNTTINIPLNLTVLDKKSNVVTGATVLVFDENNNILFQGVSDSSGKVTGTLTVPTSVGNITIDISIGGESITQYISLESVLGINRTIRYEINLPAAQVADTDGDGVPDDTDIYPNDATRSTEVAYPAEGVFTLAFEDSYPSAGDADLNDYVIQFKNREDLNSAGKIVRLRGTYQHVAKGAGYRHQLFIKLPVDVGASITYKLAQADGKVEVATNTVSVTSAELKSGYQIFDDSNKTIRGQNVHPGDVFKPGFIATVEIIFNAPVERAKLGSFPYDLYAYVINTKQEIHFPGLYKNNNGTDKFLDSTGFPWAILIPGTWKYPYEKYDIRKTSESGYSEFNLWVSSGGKEYKTWYFDVTNESKVFPVPSDSSLLGYLFLSVKKFAIFYALGLVIAGGIAVYLLRKKQSIVT; encoded by the coding sequence ATGAAAAAGTTCCTAGCCTTGGCTATCATTGCCGGGTTTATTTATCACTGTGGCAATAAGAAGAATGGCCTATTATTACCTTTCTTTTTCCTAGGAAGCCAACATACTGCGACCGGAGGAGTTCCGGGAAATAGCGGTAGCCCCGGAGTAGTATTTGTTCCCGGAGACGGTTCAGGAAATATTATAACCCCGCCTGCAGACAGCACGGATAATAGCGGAGGTGCCACCACTCCATCTAATTCCAATCCTAATCCGGGAAGTGGAAGTTCGAATAACGAATCCTCCGGAACTTCTTCAGGAAATTCTAATGATTCCAACTCTGGATCTAGCACTTCTCCTTCTGATACGGCAGGTAATTCTTCCAACGGAAGCAGTAGTTCCGGATCCTCCGATTCGGGTTCCAGTTCATCTTCTAACTCTGGTTCGGAAGATAATACAACCTCCAATAACAATTCCAGTTCTAACAACTCCTCTTCGGACAATACGAGCACAGGTTCTAATTCTAATTCGGAAAACGGCTCTAACAGTGGATCAGGATCCGGCAATCCGGCAGAAACTCCTACAGTTGCAGTGGTAGTGGTAGAAGATCCAAAAGGTGATTCTACTTTTAACTATAACACAACGATCAATATCCCTTTGAATCTTACTGTTTTGGATAAGAAATCCAATGTGGTAACCGGGGCTACAGTCTTAGTATTCGATGAGAATAATAATATACTATTCCAAGGTGTTTCCGATTCTTCCGGAAAAGTTACCGGAACATTGACTGTTCCGACTTCCGTTGGAAATATCACCATAGATATTTCGATCGGCGGAGAATCTATTACTCAATATATCAGCTTGGAATCAGTTCTTGGGATCAATAGAACGATCCGATATGAAATCAATCTTCCTGCAGCACAAGTTGCCGATACTGACGGAGACGGAGTTCCGGACGATACCGATATCTATCCAAACGACGCTACTCGTTCGACAGAAGTTGCTTATCCTGCAGAGGGAGTATTCACTTTAGCTTTCGAAGATTCATACCCGTCTGCAGGTGATGCTGACTTGAACGACTATGTGATCCAATTCAAGAATAGAGAAGATCTCAACTCCGCCGGAAAGATAGTAAGGCTAAGAGGAACTTACCAGCACGTTGCAAAAGGTGCAGGCTATAGACACCAACTCTTTATCAAGCTACCTGTGGATGTAGGAGCTTCGATCACATATAAACTTGCGCAGGCAGACGGAAAAGTCGAAGTTGCGACAAACACAGTAAGCGTAACCTCTGCAGAGCTAAAATCGGGTTACCAAATTTTTGATGATTCTAACAAGACAATCAGGGGACAGAACGTCCATCCAGGCGATGTTTTCAAACCAGGTTTTATCGCTACGGTAGAGATCATATTCAATGCTCCTGTAGAAAGAGCAAAATTAGGTTCCTTCCCTTACGACTTGTATGCCTATGTGATCAATACAAAACAAGAGATCCACTTTCCGGGATTATATAAGAACAATAACGGAACGGACAAATTTTTGGACAGCACAGGATTCCCTTGGGCGATCCTAATTCCGGGAACTTGGAAATATCCGTATGAAAAATACGATATCAGAAAGACTTCCGAATCAGGATATTCAGAGTTCAATCTTTGGGTGTCTTCCGGTGGAAAAGAATACAAAACTTGGTATTTCGATGTGACCAACGAGTCAAAAGTATTCCCTGTTCCAAGTGATAGTAGCTTACTCGGCTATCTGTTTCTCTCTGTAAAAAAATTCGCTATTTTTTACGCTCTGGGATTAGTCATTGCAGGCGGAATTGCAGTATACCTACTGAGAAAAAAACAAAGTATAGTCACATAG
- a CDS encoding PrsW family glutamic-type intramembrane protease — translation MENWIFLGKPISAILAAWFYWDFYRRTYYSGQGSTFTTFAFFYGMIATGIALAWEVGIFDQFENYSAFSKAMLIGAIPEETSKAILIFLFLKQIKNSTNLADGLYFGLTLGASFGCIENVFYSFKLDFWQGLLRAGTSLPLHTFSGGILGFFILKFLQSRKGNLSGLDLLSAFSFLAILHGFYNFLLIRGGLETVYIPLILGLSFLTLELLVVQAEVTLPFELLQAENLFVDDYSMIRKFSRYDSWLRAAQSKESIKEIPLLRDLTTIRSFISVLLFGVPIFCLNFYLFVPEWIPYYLANISSLEFITLFMEYPAWLGFLFLLRGMINPSFFRERILKIPLFLSVNLGPEGDEEPSLAYSLSRKGFYSPVIREPELNKETSVSFYIAGKNFEKIPVIPVWKNFRPEDPEHESGALYRFPKIPWSLLAWRWFIRLKQQYRNTLDAFSGMKT, via the coding sequence ATGGAAAACTGGATCTTCTTAGGAAAACCGATCTCTGCGATCCTCGCCGCATGGTTTTATTGGGACTTTTACCGTAGGACCTATTACTCCGGACAAGGAAGTACATTCACAACATTTGCATTCTTTTATGGAATGATCGCAACAGGGATCGCTCTTGCCTGGGAAGTAGGAATATTCGATCAATTCGAAAACTATTCCGCATTTTCCAAAGCGATGCTAATAGGGGCCATTCCGGAAGAAACTTCTAAAGCCATTCTGATATTCCTATTCTTAAAACAGATAAAAAATTCAACCAACCTCGCGGATGGATTATATTTCGGTCTGACCTTAGGAGCTTCCTTCGGTTGTATAGAAAATGTATTCTATTCCTTTAAACTAGACTTTTGGCAGGGATTACTAAGAGCAGGGACTTCTTTACCATTGCATACTTTTTCAGGCGGTATATTAGGATTTTTTATTTTAAAATTCCTGCAATCTAGAAAAGGAAATCTTTCCGGATTGGATCTACTCTCTGCATTTTCCTTTTTAGCGATCCTTCACGGGTTTTATAATTTTCTACTTATAAGAGGAGGACTCGAAACAGTATATATCCCTTTAATACTTGGACTTTCTTTTTTGACCTTAGAATTACTTGTAGTCCAAGCAGAAGTAACTCTTCCATTCGAGTTATTGCAGGCAGAAAATCTGTTTGTGGACGATTATTCCATGATCCGTAAATTTTCGAGATACGATTCATGGTTAAGAGCGGCGCAATCTAAAGAGAGTATAAAAGAAATTCCTTTATTAAGGGACCTTACCACGATTAGATCTTTTATCTCAGTTTTACTGTTCGGTGTTCCAATCTTCTGTTTAAACTTTTATCTATTCGTTCCGGAATGGATCCCTTACTATTTAGCAAATATTAGCTCTTTAGAATTTATCACATTATTTATGGAATATCCTGCCTGGCTCGGATTTTTATTCCTACTTAGGGGTATGATCAATCCTTCTTTCTTCCGGGAGAGGATCTTGAAAATCCCGTTATTCCTTTCAGTAAACTTAGGGCCGGAAGGGGATGAGGAACCTAGCCTCGCCTATTCACTTTCCAGAAAAGGTTTCTATTCTCCAGTGATCCGAGAACCCGAACTAAATAAAGAAACGAGCGTTTCCTTTTATATAGCTGGAAAAAATTTCGAAAAGATTCCGGTAATCCCAGTTTGGAAAAATTTCAGACCGGAAGATCCAGAACATGAGAGCGGCGCATTGTATAGATTTCCTAAGATCCCTTGGAGCCTTTTAGCCTGGAGATGGTTTATCAGGCTAAAACAACAGTATAGAAATACATTAGATGCGTTTTCAGGAATGAAAACTTGA
- a CDS encoding HAD family hydrolase: MTFAQSILLVFDIDGTLTDTVSLHRKAFHEVLIRFGLPGLNSEVHQYKHHTDSNIFKEIYTSHKNDWTEEISEKFEKELYEGIKEQFQNGILEIPGAKIFLETLRSQGIPFAYATGSFYEPAFLKLESCGLPLDVPLGTASSFYERESIVEHAILESRKKYNSNFSKTICFGDGIWDSKTAQNLGLEFIGIGEDLKLISELENSRIDHMFKDYSDELAILSAISSFHS; this comes from the coding sequence TTGACATTCGCTCAGTCCATTTTACTAGTGTTTGATATAGACGGTACCTTAACGGATACGGTCTCACTGCATAGAAAGGCATTCCACGAAGTTCTAATTCGTTTCGGATTACCCGGCTTAAATTCGGAAGTGCATCAGTACAAACATCATACCGATTCGAATATATTCAAAGAGATCTATACCTCTCATAAAAACGATTGGACCGAAGAGATTTCTGAAAAATTCGAGAAGGAATTGTATGAAGGTATCAAAGAGCAATTTCAGAATGGAATTTTAGAAATTCCGGGTGCGAAAATTTTTTTGGAAACATTACGATCCCAGGGAATTCCTTTCGCTTATGCTACGGGATCTTTTTACGAACCTGCATTTTTAAAATTAGAATCCTGCGGGCTTCCTTTGGATGTCCCTCTTGGAACTGCTTCGTCCTTTTATGAAAGAGAATCCATCGTGGAGCATGCGATCTTGGAATCTCGTAAAAAATATAATTCTAATTTTTCCAAAACGATTTGTTTCGGGGATGGAATTTGGGATTCTAAAACGGCTCAAAATTTAGGTTTAGAATTTATAGGAATAGGGGAAGATCTTAAACTAATTTCAGAATTGGAAAATTCCAGGATTGATCATATGTTTAAAGATTATTCTGATGAACTTGCCATTCTTTCTGCTATCTCAAGTTTTCATTCCTGA
- a CDS encoding membrane protein, with amino-acid sequence MLRWTLVVRDPDGNLGIVWIQFLAGLLPNLHHRKSGRMFTTAFALLSPGLLLYGEGGYLYLSALFAGAIFGIFLRQYISTFYGHPANDDDPVLRYFYINRPYKNSLEFTKNPRTAFLILAVFLLLDRLLAYFGTDPLTSWILQDTEYSSGISSKYAFALSLDSIGSWLSAFLYFFAEETSSHDTDPPGKHWRTGITAGFTGNLILGAIQGLAPSTDFPFTAGNAETFGVSAFFPDAASFGIGMPILFGFFFYQIHSRNWRISSRVLLSVAVFIALGLAGKYQSSGYWLLIIFQSALVIGLTYQRGFRNPIWKYSFIPFVVLGTISVLIGVYFIGGMDWSFTPWQLIREDASNAWTKGKTVSKMLEIFWKDGWVQTLSAWNWFKEAPVFGQGFGGFALHWIESGPRGAYPPNGIQDFALTSWVFLLLEGGILFFLLFFVWVGLESFTRTSYWFLPLLFFPVTFYEPWTSGAGILGFLLMWLLSASGPSTRTLPKWWMVPAFNLVCLLFGLGLTAKAFIRQSSQLQGPEFRYEERKTYQLSAKAKFQEKAGGRYHSFRSGTSWILGDKGNISLRIALDEAPKAGKPVYIRWIFSDQNGVELQSRSTPLTATVNQVGLGVPAGAKTLTAKVMRISWYQAGPSEFYIGTDDFDGLNRIR; translated from the coding sequence TTGCTTCGTTGGACACTTGTAGTAAGAGATCCGGATGGGAATCTTGGAATTGTATGGATCCAATTCCTGGCCGGACTACTTCCCAACCTCCATCATAGAAAGTCTGGTAGAATGTTCACTACGGCATTCGCGTTACTTTCCCCCGGGCTGTTGCTCTACGGAGAAGGTGGGTATTTATATTTATCCGCTTTATTTGCCGGGGCGATTTTCGGGATTTTCCTTCGCCAATATATCTCTACTTTTTACGGGCATCCTGCAAACGATGACGATCCTGTATTAAGATATTTTTATATAAACCGTCCTTACAAGAATTCTCTCGAGTTCACTAAAAACCCTAGAACTGCTTTTCTGATCTTAGCCGTATTCTTACTTTTAGATAGACTGCTTGCTTATTTCGGAACGGATCCTTTGACCTCTTGGATCTTGCAGGATACTGAATATTCTTCCGGGATCTCTTCTAAGTATGCTTTTGCGTTGAGCTTGGACAGTATAGGTTCTTGGTTATCCGCATTCTTATACTTCTTCGCAGAAGAAACAAGTTCTCATGATACGGATCCTCCTGGAAAACATTGGAGAACAGGGATCACCGCAGGATTTACCGGGAATTTAATTTTAGGCGCCATCCAAGGACTTGCACCTTCTACTGATTTTCCTTTTACCGCAGGAAACGCGGAAACATTCGGAGTCTCCGCATTCTTTCCGGATGCCGCTTCTTTCGGGATTGGTATGCCGATATTATTTGGATTTTTCTTTTACCAGATCCATAGTAGGAACTGGAGGATCTCTTCTAGAGTTTTGTTAAGTGTCGCAGTGTTTATTGCTCTCGGGCTTGCAGGAAAATACCAAAGTTCCGGATATTGGCTTCTGATTATTTTCCAATCCGCTTTAGTGATTGGACTTACTTACCAAAGAGGATTCAGAAATCCGATCTGGAAATATTCCTTTATTCCGTTCGTTGTTCTCGGGACGATTTCCGTTCTAATCGGAGTTTATTTTATCGGTGGAATGGATTGGTCCTTCACACCTTGGCAGTTGATCCGAGAAGATGCGTCTAATGCATGGACCAAGGGCAAGACTGTCTCCAAAATGTTGGAAATTTTCTGGAAGGACGGTTGGGTCCAGACATTATCTGCATGGAATTGGTTCAAAGAGGCTCCTGTATTCGGACAGGGATTCGGCGGATTTGCTCTTCATTGGATCGAGTCCGGACCCAGAGGCGCTTATCCTCCGAACGGAATCCAGGACTTTGCTTTAACTTCTTGGGTGTTCTTGCTTTTGGAAGGCGGGATCTTATTCTTCCTTTTATTCTTTGTTTGGGTGGGCTTGGAATCGTTTACTAGAACTTCGTACTGGTTCCTTCCGCTTCTATTCTTTCCTGTTACCTTTTACGAGCCTTGGACTAGCGGTGCAGGTATATTAGGTTTTCTTTTAATGTGGCTTTTAAGCGCTTCCGGACCTTCTACTCGAACATTGCCCAAATGGTGGATGGTTCCTGCATTCAATCTAGTTTGTTTGTTATTTGGTTTGGGTCTAACTGCAAAAGCGTTTATACGACAATCTTCCCAGTTGCAAGGGCCTGAATTCAGATATGAGGAAAGAAAGACTTACCAACTTTCCGCAAAGGCAAAATTCCAGGAGAAGGCAGGGGGAAGATATCATTCTTTCCGTTCCGGGACTTCTTGGATCTTGGGTGACAAAGGAAATATCAGCTTACGTATCGCCTTGGATGAAGCGCCTAAAGCTGGAAAGCCTGTATATATCCGTTGGATATTCTCGGATCAAAATGGTGTAGAATTACAATCCAGAAGTACTCCTTTAACCGCAACTGTAAACCAGGTAGGTTTGGGAGTTCCTGCAGGAGCTAAAACATTAACCGCTAAGGTGATGAGAATTTCTTGGTACCAGGCAGGGCCGTCTGAATTCTATATCGGAACGGACGATTTTGACGGTTTGAACCGGATCCGTTGA
- a CDS encoding TraR/DksA family transcriptional regulator: MVTKKAAYDKKVLSEITDLLMERKNSLLEKYAKWEDNSKPSGLKEMGDIADIASEINEEMLSSVLTESEIETIREIDVALEKIEDGSYGICEGTGKKIPLARLKAIPWTRYTVEYAEAVSKHKASGKKGPLSATLTGTYKIPSDPDSLDD, from the coding sequence ATGGTGACTAAAAAAGCTGCATACGATAAAAAGGTCCTAAGCGAAATTACGGACCTCCTAATGGAGAGAAAAAACTCTCTACTGGAGAAGTATGCGAAGTGGGAAGATAATAGCAAACCTTCCGGCCTGAAAGAAATGGGAGATATCGCAGATATCGCATCGGAAATCAACGAAGAGATGTTGAGTTCCGTTCTAACCGAGTCGGAGATCGAGACCATCCGAGAAATCGACGTGGCTCTTGAGAAAATCGAGGACGGTTCCTATGGCATTTGCGAGGGGACCGGCAAAAAAATTCCTTTAGCCAGACTAAAGGCGATCCCTTGGACTCGTTATACTGTAGAATACGCCGAAGCTGTTTCCAAACACAAGGCTTCCGGCAAAAAAGGTCCGCTTTCCGCTACCCTGACGGGGACCTATAAAATTCCATCCGATCCAGATTCTCTGGACGATTAA
- the rpmG gene encoding 50S ribosomal protein L33: protein MREIIKLSCQVCKKNSYFQTKNKKAKSEKLVTKKFCKFCRAHVEHKESKV, encoded by the coding sequence ATGAGAGAGATCATTAAGCTTTCTTGCCAGGTTTGTAAGAAAAATTCTTACTTCCAGACTAAGAATAAAAAGGCAAAATCCGAGAAACTGGTAACGAAAAAATTTTGTAAATTTTGCCGTGCCCACGTCGAACATAAGGAATCCAAGGTATAA
- a CDS encoding bile acid:sodium symporter family protein yields the protein MASLFEKAALLFPLWVICGVTFSWFFPSILHGFKGPWITYSLGLTMLGMGISLRAEDFTRVFKAPRPILIGVIGQYTIMPLTGWFLGNFFQLPAPLAVGIIVVSCCPGGVASNVVSFLARGDLALSVTMTAISTVLSVIMTPLLTLFLVGNSVGANASGLFFDTVQVVILPVILGILLNRYTPKFAEKVKIVSPLIAVILITLIVASIIGSGKEAVIRSGFHLISSVFLLHISGYFFGYWAAYLGTKSFVVARTVSIEVGMQNSGLGAVLSRNNFSDPLVAIPAAISSFVHSLIGSVLAGIWRRSIPQEEREKSLISADLP from the coding sequence TTGGCTTCACTTTTTGAAAAGGCAGCTTTACTATTTCCACTTTGGGTCATCTGCGGTGTGACATTCAGTTGGTTTTTTCCTTCGATTCTGCATGGATTTAAGGGACCTTGGATCACTTATAGTTTGGGACTTACCATGCTCGGAATGGGGATTAGCCTAAGAGCGGAAGATTTTACCAGAGTATTCAAGGCTCCTAGGCCGATCCTGATCGGGGTCATCGGCCAGTACACGATCATGCCTTTGACAGGTTGGTTTTTAGGAAACTTCTTTCAACTTCCTGCTCCGTTGGCCGTCGGGATCATTGTAGTTTCTTGCTGCCCTGGAGGAGTCGCCTCTAACGTAGTCTCCTTCTTAGCAAGGGGTGACTTGGCTTTGTCGGTTACCATGACCGCGATTTCCACAGTTCTTTCCGTAATCATGACTCCTCTTCTCACTTTGTTTTTAGTGGGGAATAGTGTGGGTGCAAACGCTTCCGGTCTATTTTTTGATACGGTCCAAGTGGTAATCTTGCCGGTAATCCTGGGAATTTTATTAAATCGTTATACTCCTAAATTTGCGGAGAAAGTAAAAATTGTTTCTCCTTTGATCGCGGTCATACTGATTACTTTAATTGTCGCCTCCATCATAGGCTCCGGAAAAGAAGCGGTGATCCGTTCCGGATTTCATTTGATTTCTTCCGTATTTTTGCTTCATATTTCCGGGTATTTTTTCGGATATTGGGCTGCGTATTTAGGCACTAAGTCTTTTGTAGTAGCTAGGACAGTTTCCATAGAAGTGGGGATGCAAAACAGTGGATTGGGTGCAGTTTTGTCCCGGAATAATTTCTCCGACCCTTTGGTAGCGATTCCGGCAGCAATTTCCAGTTTTGTGCATTCTTTGATCGGAAGTGTTTTGGCGGGGATCTGGAGAAGGTCCATTCCGCAGGAAGAAAGGGAAAAATCGCTAATTTCGGCCGATCTTCCTTGA